The Triticum aestivum cultivar Chinese Spring chromosome 5A, IWGSC CS RefSeq v2.1, whole genome shotgun sequence genomic sequence CCCCAAGGCACTCCGCCTGAACGACGAACAAGTTCGGTCCGACGGGCCTGAACCTCACCTATTTTGCCGGATTCCAGACTGCACGCATCTCCCTATAGAACATCGTCGGGCTGAAGGTTTTATCCGTGTGAACCCTAGCAAGGGCTAACCAACGGACTCcttcattgataacaggatcatcctcctcgatCACCAGATCATCAAACTCTTCGTCCTCTAAGTTGAGATGTTCCATGAAGTCACCAAGATCCGATTTGTCGGCGGCGGCGCTACCACCTCCGCTGGTCCCGGACATAGCATCCACCATCAGAACCGTCGCCAGATGCTGAGTGGATGAACACGATCCACTGGGGCACGATCCGCAGGCCACAATCTCTCCAACCCTAGTCGGGGAAGGGCTTTGGTCGGACGGGGGACTCTCAGGCGATGGGATCAACAGAGAGGATAGAAACCCTAGCCTTACCGTAGGGAAAAAAATCTCACCGAGGTTATGGCGCTTTTGATCTCTCGCATGAGGACAACAGCGAACTCCATCTTGGGTAGAGATCAAGCCAGCCAGCAATAGATGGGGCTTGCTGTCGTCGCCTTTGAGTCTACTTTGTTTCCTGTACTTCTGCACTAATGTGGTCTGCTTGCTTGGAACTCGTCTATGATGCTTGGTAGCTTTAACTTAAAGTTGGTCTATGACCTTTCTTCTAAAAAAGAAATGGAGTGTTATAGTCCAAGGTGTTCTGGCCTttcagagcatctacagccggacttggcaaatccggcccctcaaacgcccacGGACGTGTCCGCGGACACTGACCGGGCACTCCTCAAAAAATGCAATCCACATCCGGACACCTCAATTACCACATCTCAAACTCACACACCTACGCTGACGCATACGCATCGTCTGATTACTCCATCTCACTACACTAAATATAccatcggactaccaaaatttggcatgtttggctatggtggagttcatccacggctgccTTGCCCTTACCGGTGCCCTTGTCGTACTTCTTGCGGAAGTACCGGTCGAAGACGCAGTACGAATCGAGCTGGATTTGCTCATCGCTGGAGCTGTCCCCGTCGTCgctgtcctccttctcctccttcgatGGCAGTCCAGCCATGGCACGGACCGCCCGATTCTCCTCTCGGGTGAGGGCATGCGTGTTCCTACGCTGCCATTTCATCATAATGCGGgcgcggatggcttcctcctctgcggaCGCCCATGCCACGGCAtgagccgcctccgccgccgccatttcCGCCGCGATACGGGCCTCGacggcccttatcctctccttcccatggAGGCCCGCCCGTTCCTGGTGGGACTCATAGTCTGCCCGAccggtgatggggaaggagaggtgTTCCGGCAGCCGTGACCGCGAGGATCCAGCACCAGAGGACCCGAGCGCCCGGTGAGCCGACGCTATGATGTCGCGGCGAACAGATCCATCCGTCCGTCGGGCGCTGTCCTCCCGGGAGTGATGGAGTGCAATGCGGACTgtcattgcctcctccaacccacaCGGGATGACACCTCATTCGACGGATCCGGAGTTCCAGACTGGTCAGAGTCcgatccgctgcccgccatgccggagacggCGCCGGAGACGAGTTTGGGtggcggaggggaggggaggggagtggagTGACGTGGCTTGGGTTTGCTCCAGCGAGAGGATGGGGACGAATATaagtggggtcgggtgggccagcatgGCCCGGGTCCGATGTGGCGGATGTGTCCGGGCGAGTCCGGacgccccatatccgccccatatttgggctggatatggggggtgcTGGTCAGCCCGGACGTTTGAGGGTCGTTTGGGGCGTCCGTCTGGGTCGAAAAAATGTGAACGGTCAGTGACCGGGCAGCCCGACCGgacgtatgaggcgggtttgagaggtccagttgtagatgctctcaGTGTATAGCCCTAGATGATTCCAAAACAGCATGGTGCAACATAGAGTTGGTACTCAACTTACGCAGTGAAGCTTCTCATGGCTTGTTTGTAAATTATGTAGAAATTAATCACATGCATTTTGAAGAGAAACATCACCTACTGATACGGTCAATGAACCATGATGGTGGTTTATTTAACTGGACAGAAACCACGCAGTTCAACAACTGCGATCTAAACGTTCTGGTGCATGGTCACTAACTGACATTTGCTCCATGCTAGGGATATAAACAGGGCATGCTAGGAGATAATAGCATAATACAAATATAGTGttaattttacacaagtgttgagCCCCTTCTTTTAAGCTAATTGATGAGTTTCGTGGGACGAAGCTGGCTGCCGTTTGCGCTCCTACTCCGTACCTTTTTCTTTCAAATAAAAATGTTGGATGAACGTTCGCATCTCCACCTTTCTTCTAAAACTTGACTCCTCATACGGTTCAAAAAAGACAAACTTAACTCCTCATACGTCCCATAAAACATAACTCTCCAGACGTCCCCTAAAACTTAACTCGGCATGTTTTTCTTGAGAAGTTTAAGGTTTTTGCACCTAGCCCTTCCCCTAAAACATAACTTCTATAAGTTTTTTTAGCCAATTCCTCCCATCCTCTTGGGCAAAGACTTCTCCTCTGACAACGAGGTCATCGACGTTAAACGCTTTTCCTCGCACTTGTCGTCCGTGGTAACGGCGTAGCTGCTGGTAGATAGCCGATCTTGCCAAGGCGACCTACCTTTTTCTTCCAAGCGATTGAGTGTGTCCTTACGCTGCAGCTCTGCTCTGCCTCGACATAGTGAGCTACGTGAGGTGCATCATACTCGAGGTCGTTGGGGAGGACGGCCTCCTATCCGTAAACCATAGAGAAGGGAGTATAACTAGTAGAACTGTTTGGTGTTGTGAGTAAGCTCCAGAGGACTGGAGACTACTCGGCCACCCAATTCCGCACGACATCCTCAAGCGGGGTCCGGATTATGTGCTTCAAGCCCCCAGGTACCAGACCATTGGAGAGTTTGACTTGCCCATTGGATTGCGCTTGAGCTACTgacgcatagtcgagcttgatCCGACGGCTGTTGCAGTAGTCTTTGAACTGCTTGGATTTGAAATGCAtgccgttatccgtgatgatgttgtgagTCATGCATAAATAATGTATGATTTCTGATATGTATTTGATTGTCAGCCTCGGGGCATGGCTTGTAACCGGCTTCACTCCGATCCACCTGGTGAACTTGTCGAAAGGAGATATTTGAAATTTCTTGAGACCGTCTTCACAGGTCCTACCATATTCAGCCTCCAGACCACGAACAGCCAAGTGATAAGGATTATTTTGAGGGTTGTGGCCGTCATGTGACTTTGCTTGGCGAAGCACTGACACTCACTTCATTTCTTGACCAGATCGTCTCCGTTCTGCTTCCTGgtcagccaaaagaaaccatgCCGGAAAGCTTTGCTAACCAAGGTCTGAGGTGAAGCATGATGCTGCCCGCACGTGCCGGAGTGGATTTCGTCGAGAATTTTCTGGCCTTCCTCTGGAGATACACAACGCTGAAAAATGCGGGTGACGCTTGTACAGCTGGCGTACGCCTGAGATCGGCGTATGAAACGACGGGCTTCCTCCTTGTCCCGTGGGAGCTCCTGCGCAACAAGTAGGCCAGGATAGGCTCGAATTATTGACGGGCTTGACATGGTGGAACTCCATCTGTCAAACCTATCTGCAAGCCGTCAGACTTCTTCTTCAATCATCCTTTGGCTTCGACCCTTCAACTGTTGATCTgagaaatagtgatctaaacgctcttctacttctttacggagggagtacttgtaagCGCTGGTGCATCGGAAGCGAGCATCGGCTTTAGCTGTTCATGTCCTGACCGACAAGGAAATTCTAGAAGCAATGACCGGCGGTGAAGCGCTGTCACTGACGCAAGATCTCAATGTTCAGAACGTTCAGGTTTCTACTTTCTACTGATTGCCATCTCCCAGTAAATCAACACATTCTAAAATTATTCTCAGTTGCATACGGTATATAGTAAATCCGACAAAGCATTAAATCCCCCAGACTAGTTTACATACATACGCGCAGTCTGTGAACCAGCGCACAGTGCCGGCTCTGCTCTCCCGTGATCCCATGCCGCTCTGCTCTGCCGCTAGGATGTTGCATGGGTGACAAATCATGGCGTTCTAGATCCGCAGAAGAAGGAAGTCCGGCCGGCCTATTTATCGCCGGCGGTGGTAAGTGCGTCAGCTGTCTGTGCACGGTCACACGCGTCCTCTCCTCCCTTCATGAAAGTGAGCTCCATCGACCGATCGATGGTGTCAGTGAGTTAATGGAAGCTCTGCGAGCACGTACTTGCAAACGAATCGGAGGTCACACGTGAACTCTGTTGTTGCCGCTCTACTGAATTCTGATAGATAGGCATTGGCTCTGCCGTAGCagcaagccttggcgcctcccatttactccggccggccggccggccgcccgCCCGCCGCTCACCTGTGCGCGGTGCCTCCTCCATTAATTGCTTCACACCACTTCGAGATCTCTCTGGCTAGGCCGTAGCCCGTCTCTATATATAGGCTATCTAGGCAGCTTGGCACTCCACTTATTAGCTGGGAAGATAGCTAGCTCGACCGATGGCGAGGTGGAGCACCGTTACTGCCGCAATGGCGTGCCGCTTCCTGCTCGTCGCCCTCCTCCTTGTGGTGGCGCCGCTAGCACCGGCTGACGCGAGAGACATccctgccaccgccaccgccaagaCCGCAAAGACAACTGCAACGACCACGACTACTAAGAGCGTCGCTGCGGTGGTGGCCGcgccggccaccgccaccgccaagaCGACGACGACAACAGCAATGACGACCACGAGTGCTAAGAGCGTCGGCGTGGCTGCGGCCGCACCGGCCGGCCTCGGCGACCAGAAGACCTTCCTGGGCAGCGGCCTGGGCGGAGGGTACGGCGGTGGTGTCGGGGGATTCGCTGGCGCCGACGGGGTGGGAGGCCTGGGCGGAGCGATGGGTGGCATCAGCGGCGTCCTCGGAGGAGTTGGTGGCGGCGTGGGAGGGATCGGGGGCGTAGGTGGCCTCGCTGGCGTGGGAGGCGTCGGTGGGCTAGGCGGGGCCGGCGGTGGCGTTGGAGGACTTGGCGGCGCGGGCGGGCTCGGTGGCCTCggcggtggtggtgcaggtggcctCGGCGGtctgggcggcggctccggtggacTTGGTGGCCTTGGCGGTGGCTCGGGCGGACTTGGTGGActcggcggtggaggaggcggccttggtggcgtcggcggtggaggaggcggccttgGTGGGctcggcggtggaggcggcgggctCGGCGGTGGAGGACTCGGAGGTGGTGCCGGTGGACTCGGCGATGGCTGCATCCACCCGTGACCGTGACATAGATCACGGTGCATGCAGTACGtacgttgcatgcatgcatgcatgcggaggGGCAACGGTCAAGGTCGAAGTAGGGTCAACGCTGCATGCATGCAGGCCAGATTGTCAGTAGGAAGTGTATCCACGTGTTGATGATGTGATGTTGAAATAAGCATGCACGTACGTGTACACGTACTCTAGCTCTGAGTAGTGTTTCTCCATCTTTGTTTAGGGCCCGCACGTTTACCCTCGTATTCGTGTTGGAGGTAATATCACTGGTGGTGCTTAAACTTGGCACTCATATTCAGTTTAGTGCCTGAACTTAAAAAATACATCAAACTGGTTTCAAAACTTGGCACAAGCGTGCAAATACAGTGCTAATCCTATTAGTAGACATAAAGTATGCTGACATGGCACCGTATTTCACTTAGCATGCGCACAGGTCACATGCTAGCATATCATATCTCACTATGACCCATGGGCCCCACCTATTTGCACAATACAAAGAGAAAATTGTGCCCTAAAAAAGGCAAGCTATGGGACTCGAACAGGCAACCTCGCCTAGCAAACTGGAACAACAAGCCAGAAAACAATTCATTTTCTCGTGCTTGCTAATGATAACAGTTcgtattttgtgatatagagagACACATTTGTGGGTTTAAATTGGCACTAGCAAGTGCAGCCCATTTTGCGCATGTTATTTTTTTAGAAATTTGTAAAAACTTTGTAAATTATAATCATAGTAATAAAAAATGTGAATATTTATATTCACATGTGTACAACTTTCATCGTGTCATATATTCATAATTCTATATAATTCAGATATAGTCGGGagtggattttttttaaacttaaaTTTTAAGTTTTACATATTTACTAGTAATATTTTTAAATCATTAAAAAATATCTTAAATAATATGAATCATAAAATGTTGATGTAATTATA encodes the following:
- the LOC123106262 gene encoding glycine-rich cell wall structural protein, whose protein sequence is MARWSTVTAAMACRFLLVALLLVVAPLAPADARDIPATATAKTAKTTATTTTTKSVAAVVAAPATATAKTTTTTAMTTTSAKSVGVAAAAPAGLGDQKTFLGSGLGGGYGGGVGGFAGADGVGGLGGAMGGISGVLGGVGGGVGGIGGVGGLAGVGGVGGLGGAGGGVGGLGGAGGLGGLGGGGAGGLGGLGGGSGGLGGLGGGSGGLGGLGGGGGGLGGVGGGGGGLGGLGGGGGGLGGGGLGGGAGGLGDGCIHP